One Paramisgurnus dabryanus chromosome 9, PD_genome_1.1, whole genome shotgun sequence DNA segment encodes these proteins:
- the pid1 gene encoding PTB-containing, cubilin and LRP1-interacting protein — protein MWQPASERLQHLQSMLKTKLNVLTLRKDPLPTVIFHEPEAIELCSTTPHTKNRAHTGYKVTYLGKVTISGTQFLSGCTESAVVGLWDTKRKSFTHDDSITSTNAILEIRPFQVRLQHLDGRGEATVAMDTFQVARIAYCTADHNVNPNVFAWIYRQINDDLTFQMDCHAVECESKLEAKKLAHSMMEAFKKTFHSMRSDGRIHKSGSSDEFPEESTTPDDG, from the exons catTTGCAGTCCATGCTGAAGACCAAACTCAATGTGCTGACACTCCGAAAGGACCCACTGCCTACAGTGATCTTTCATGAGCCAGAAGCCATTGAGCTGTGTTCCACCACACCTCACACCAAGAACCGCGCACACACCGGATACAAG GTGACTTACCTTGGCAAGGTGACGATCTCTGGCACTCAGTTCTTGTCTGGCTGCACAGAGTCAGCAGTTGTGGGATTGTGGGACACAAAGCGAAAGTCTTTCACCCACGATGACTCCATCACCTCTACAAATGCCATACTGGAGATCCGCCCATTCCAGGTGCGACTGCAGCACCTGGATGGGCGGGGCGAGGCTACGGTTGCCATGGACACCTTCCAGGTGGCTCGCATCGCGTATTGCACGGCGGATCACAACGTAAACCCAAACGTGTTCGCGTGGATCTACCGGCAAATCAACGACGATCTTACATTCCAGATGGACTGCCATGCTGTGGAGTGCGAGAGTAAATTAGAGGCAAAGAAACTCGCTCACTCCATGATGGAAGCCTTTAAGAAAACCTTCCACAGCATGCGCAGTGACGGACGTATCCACAAGAGCGGATCATCTGACGAGTTTCCCGAAGAATCGACCACGCCTGATGATGGCTGA